The sequence below is a genomic window from Lentimicrobium sp. L6.
ATCCCGAGTTTTGAATTCCTGTTTCAATACTTACACTGCGTCTATTTGGCTTTGAAAGCTTGAATATACTAGCTAATCCATAACCGCTGGTTAAAGCTAAAGCATTATGGATAAGGACGATGATAAAGATGTATTGTATAGAATTGGTAAAATGAGAAAAGTTTTTGGCTAGTGCTAAAATGATAATAGCTGTAAATATGATAATGGAAAGCTTTTTAATAGTTCCCGTAATCTTGTTAGTGAAATCAGGGAATTTATGATTGATTAAAATCCCCATAAATAAAGGTAATCCTAAAATGATAAATATGGTTTGGAAGACTTGAAAAATATCTATTTCCAATGGTCTGATTAGATTTCCTGCGTTATGGTTTTCAAAGAAGTTGATGACCATACCACCCCAAAAAGCAAAATTTAGAGGAGTAAATATAATAGCAGAAACAGTTGCAATTGCAGTTAAACTCACTGATAGTGCAATATTTCCTTTGGCCAATGAGGATATAAAGTTTGAAACATTGCCACCAGGACAAGCCGCCACCAAAACCATTCCTAGAGCCATACTAGGTGATAAATAGTCTTTGAGTAAAATGATGAGCAAAAAGGTAAGTGCGGGTAAAAGTAAAAACTGTGAGATAACACCAATAATAGCTGGTTTTGGGGAATATAGGATTTCTTTAAAGCTCTTGAGTTTTA
It includes:
- a CDS encoding bile acid:sodium symporter family protein → MTESLEALDHIRLNFSPSSLHALNIAIGFVMFGVALEIKLKSFKEILYSPKPAIIGVISQFLLLPALTFLLIILLKDYLSPSMALGMVLVAACPGGNVSNFISSLAKGNIALSVSLTAIATVSAIIFTPLNFAFWGGMVINFFENHNAGNLIRPLEIDIFQVFQTIFIILGLPLFMGILINHKFPDFTNKITGTIKKLSIIIFTAIIILALAKNFSHFTNSIQYIFIIVLIHNALALTSGYGLASIFKLSKPNRRSVSIETGIQNSGLALVLIFNPKIFPPELELGGMAIIAAWWGIWHMIAGLTLASVWGTSFTFFGLRKPLLNKD